One window of Leptotrichia sp. oral taxon 498 genomic DNA carries:
- a CDS encoding autotransporter-associated N-terminal domain-containing protein, which produces MTNDLRILKKELKSFAKRVKDFKYTDSALITFLLTGLIMLSGISLNLYSDEIKTQQEAINTSIFQLQKDFKRARQENNKLLRNTNLELIQLMEQGDHVVKSPWGSFQFGSNYVYNDWKGTYKGRGDKKEAIKYARENDKFGTYAGAKQGTTELKRVIEPISAVPVDAAVRPKDIRKTALNINLPNIGAPQKPNLNIRVGDPLRIEEMSVRTPTITVPSINPNAEPFLDFSFTNQLTAGYYSGTVISDASGATKNNRSTVWNGADQNGNPVTSFGATNTKLGNITKAGSRTDHTVYVNKANESPDTLSQKADAFVVENMNLYLAGNLSSNPVVDSSSHNHDGVIGIHTVRNGTIRNVTGNLYGQADFISIETWHSGKLKLDNVDVNITGDDNTIFYIYPASYEASNGYKTYLHAYHQRGGFTGSIDADIKSNKNIIYNTLGASGSFGIKSEGTYKLEGSNNIVYSSTGYSPDFEKISGSGAITHIAGYSDNLTPFVNLFKPVESYGDGNILMFFANQTNKKSNVTGGNINVWVQASGDNRSLWDKSTIGIYQGEVGVNGIIGEKLNISGFLPTQTADGKKTGLYSDYVEGNIGILGWSGQRVNIKPDDDLGAEKSVTNNADYKIKDPIHSLWVNNADISFGKHALSGIMFASQNGTVMDVARSANKNNAGADGVAIRNKAITDYGHLTLATSGKVVASESGTNEAATGTIIAYSQGVFGDKMNRMSSSTNGNLRGMSSEINIGPDVEMSGRYHKIGTTEYYPIAYLAKDGGKITAEKSTKAYGYGSLVAYAENLGNVTTTGDVTAVDAWADKTDTDTKKLLYTNIGAYAKKGAGQYQTQDTTSLGGSTKVDAKDSSGTTLTTTEITMNGNLTINGLGALADGNNAVVNLKGSGNVINTGTSGALIAQNGGTVNFYGGTITNQDNSAARGLSDNDHKNVTPFYAKAPALGTDGTIIFHNPASATTLNKSATTIKMFDGVVIADDPSTYQKNIGTGKYQGLGNVTVEINNNDVIIGVYDDNGKAARTWYNSTDTGTPTFTSGLDGVNQFGDITYNNGATFYTVVLKNGKLDIQAPTVSLDNIGDKYNGIKMANELVTISNGTTVSGNIVGTNLKGQGLSMGNISKATQVAAGITPTNTTSGFINKGTVNVTGGTTAAGIAGINVSYGTINNDKAGKVTVDNGAGLYATNGSKIVNDGTVTVSGKGVGIAGLGTGQTKQDYGTDVANGTTVEIVNNGTLNVSGDEAIGIYAENNTGTARTNVKIDNTSPITVGTKGVGIALVSTAPTTVSHGAEQGGTITLTPAGATDITTGVQGTGIYAEDSDINLGSGDYVVETKEKGVGIFASGNTKVNGTLEYKYNGSATGTGMGIVYDQDKASNLTNYANVKLTNSTNTTGGMVGLYTTAAAGNKFINNGNVEGKSTALEFGIVTNGADVENAGKITLGDATKQAEANVGIYAKAKNKISNSGTITVGNNAIGIYGYNVDNNGTIKAGDNGAAIYTQDDGTVNLNGGSTVKVGGNQAVGVYAVGTNQNLNANAGSTFSIGDDSFGFVDAGKGNTITSYANPVTLGSDAIYAYQNDNTGKIVNYTPLTSSGDRNYGLYGNGTTENYGTIDFSNGNGNVGIYSTNGGVATNFGTIKVGPSNTSAKEYGVGMATGYYDEATNKTSNEGTIINRGTIEVSKANTMGMYAVGPGSKAINYGTINLSGRDTIGMYLDRGAHGENWGTIQTTVSGLRGVKGIYLSNGSYIKNYGTINIAASDIKSAGIWADTQSFPNAEENSSGRNPITGASQTGTSTPLIKVVTADDMKEMGGVTIKVPPRMTPVTVTDAQGNVIPIVKVDTDTPAPNPVSVTVTSPSGITTLNLAVNNMQNFPSASEATSIGMYVDTSGVNYTNPIQGLNNLVGLEDISLYFGPEASRYTTSKAIEIGDNILKPYNDALRGLVTAGTTLYVTSPSLTWMAQPTKDPSTGLLDKVYLVKVPYTAFAKDGDDQTYNFLAGLEKRYGVEGLGTQEKLIFDKISSLTGGEGHILAQAIDEMKGHQYSNIQQRTKETGDILNNEFSYLQNEWENPTKDSSKIKAFGQRGEYKTDTAGVVDYASNAYGVAYVHEKEGVTLGNKTGWYAGAVTNHFKFKDLGRSREDQTMMKAGIFKTVSPAKDHNGSLQWTISGEAFAGANHMKRRYWVVDDTFEAKSDYATYGVALRNELGKDIRTSERTSIRPYGALNLEYGRYTGIKEDGPMALEVRGNDYISVQPEAGVSFNYRQPVGLKSSLKASLAAAYTNELGEVNDVKNKAKLRGADAPHYELRGDKENRKGSGKFDLNLGFENTRFGVTVNAGYDTKGENVRGGIGFRAIY; this is translated from the coding sequence ATGACAAATGATTTGAGAATTCTAAAAAAAGAATTGAAATCTTTTGCAAAAAGAGTTAAAGATTTTAAATACACCGATTCAGCGCTTATTACTTTCTTACTTACTGGGCTAATAATGCTTAGCGGTATTTCACTTAATCTTTACTCGGATGAAATCAAGACACAGCAGGAAGCGATAAACACGTCAATATTCCAGCTGCAAAAGGACTTTAAGCGTGCAAGGCAGGAAAACAATAAACTTTTGAGAAATACGAATTTAGAATTGATTCAGTTAATGGAACAGGGGGATCACGTAGTAAAATCACCTTGGGGCAGTTTTCAGTTCGGTTCAAACTATGTATATAACGACTGGAAAGGGACTTACAAAGGTCGTGGAGATAAAAAGGAAGCTATAAAATACGCGAGAGAAAATGACAAGTTTGGGACTTATGCGGGAGCAAAGCAGGGGACTACTGAGTTGAAAAGGGTTATTGAACCGATTTCGGCTGTGCCTGTGGATGCGGCGGTTAGACCGAAAGATATTAGGAAGACAGCTTTGAATATTAATTTACCGAATATTGGGGCACCACAGAAACCTAATTTGAATATAAGAGTTGGAGATCCATTGAGAATAGAAGAAATGTCTGTAAGAACTCCAACAATAACAGTACCTTCTATAAATCCTAATGCTGAGCCGTTTTTGGATTTTTCATTTACAAATCAACTTACTGCTGGATATTATTCGGGAACAGTAATATCTGATGCAAGTGGTGCAACAAAAAATAACAGAAGTACTGTTTGGAATGGGGCAGATCAAAATGGAAATCCTGTGACAAGTTTTGGAGCAACTAATACGAAATTAGGAAATATAACAAAAGCTGGATCACGAACAGATCATACAGTATATGTTAATAAAGCTAATGAATCACCAGATACACTTTCACAGAAAGCTGATGCTTTTGTGGTTGAAAATATGAATTTATATTTAGCAGGTAATTTATCTAGTAATCCTGTTGTTGACAGTAGTTCACATAATCATGATGGTGTTATCGGAATACATACTGTTCGTAACGGAACAATTAGAAATGTAACAGGAAATTTATATGGACAAGCAGATTTTATTTCCATAGAAACTTGGCATTCAGGAAAATTAAAACTTGATAATGTTGATGTAAATATTACTGGTGATGATAACACTATTTTTTATATTTATCCTGCAAGTTATGAAGCTTCAAATGGATATAAAACGTATCTTCATGCTTATCATCAGAGGGGAGGGTTTACAGGATCAATTGATGCTGATATAAAATCGAATAAAAATATAATTTACAATACTTTAGGAGCTTCTGGTTCATTTGGAATAAAAAGTGAAGGAACTTATAAATTAGAGGGTTCAAATAATATTGTTTATTCAAGTACTGGGTATTCTCCTGATTTTGAGAAAATATCAGGTTCTGGTGCGATAACACATATAGCTGGTTATAGTGATAACTTGACACCATTTGTAAATCTTTTTAAACCAGTAGAATCTTATGGTGATGGTAATATTTTAATGTTTTTTGCAAATCAAACAAATAAAAAATCAAATGTTACTGGTGGAAATATAAATGTTTGGGTTCAAGCTTCTGGTGATAATCGAAGCCTTTGGGATAAATCAACTATTGGAATATATCAAGGTGAAGTAGGAGTTAATGGAATAATAGGAGAAAAACTTAATATTTCAGGTTTTTTACCTACTCAAACTGCAGATGGAAAGAAAACAGGACTTTACTCAGATTACGTTGAAGGAAATATAGGAATTTTAGGATGGTCAGGACAAAGAGTCAATATTAAACCTGATGATGATCTAGGAGCAGAAAAAAGTGTTACAAACAATGCTGATTATAAGATAAAAGACCCGATACATTCGCTTTGGGTAAATAATGCAGATATAAGTTTTGGAAAACATGCATTGTCTGGAATCATGTTTGCTTCTCAAAATGGAACAGTTATGGATGTAGCTAGATCTGCGAATAAAAATAATGCAGGAGCTGATGGTGTAGCGATAAGAAATAAAGCTATTACCGATTATGGACATTTAACATTGGCAACATCAGGAAAAGTAGTTGCTTCTGAAAGTGGTACTAATGAAGCAGCAACGGGAACAATAATTGCCTACTCTCAAGGTGTATTTGGAGATAAAATGAATAGAATGAGTTCAAGTACAAATGGTAATTTACGTGGAATGAGCAGTGAAATTAATATAGGTCCAGATGTTGAAATGTCAGGAAGATACCATAAAATAGGTACAACTGAATACTATCCAATAGCATATTTAGCAAAAGATGGAGGAAAGATAACAGCAGAAAAATCTACAAAAGCATATGGTTACGGTTCATTAGTAGCTTACGCTGAAAATTTAGGTAATGTTACTACAACAGGAGATGTTACAGCAGTTGATGCTTGGGCAGATAAAACAGACACAGATACAAAAAAATTATTGTACACTAATATAGGTGCATATGCTAAAAAAGGTGCTGGTCAGTATCAAACTCAAGATACAACATCTCTTGGTGGTAGTACTAAAGTAGATGCCAAAGATAGCTCTGGAACAACATTAACAACAACAGAAATTACTATGAATGGTAATTTAACAATTAATGGTTTAGGTGCATTAGCAGATGGAAATAATGCAGTCGTTAATTTAAAAGGCTCAGGAAATGTTATAAACACAGGAACATCAGGAGCATTGATTGCACAAAACGGTGGAACAGTAAATTTTTATGGAGGAACTATTACAAATCAGGATAATTCAGCAGCCAGAGGATTATCAGACAATGATCATAAAAATGTAACGCCATTTTATGCAAAAGCCCCGGCATTGGGTACAGATGGAACTATAATTTTTCATAATCCTGCAAGTGCAACAACATTAAATAAATCAGCAACAACAATAAAAATGTTTGATGGAGTAGTAATAGCCGATGATCCTTCAACTTACCAAAAAAATATTGGTACAGGTAAATATCAAGGATTAGGAAATGTAACAGTAGAGATAAATAATAATGATGTAATTATAGGAGTTTATGACGATAATGGAAAAGCTGCTCGTACTTGGTATAATAGTACAGATACAGGAACTCCTACATTTACTAGTGGTTTAGATGGTGTGAATCAGTTTGGAGATATAACTTACAATAATGGTGCAACATTCTATACGGTAGTATTAAAAAATGGTAAATTAGATATACAGGCACCAACAGTATCATTGGACAACATAGGTGATAAATACAACGGAATAAAAATGGCAAATGAGCTTGTAACAATAAGCAATGGAACAACAGTATCAGGAAATATAGTTGGAACAAATCTTAAAGGGCAAGGATTATCTATGGGAAATATTTCCAAAGCCACACAAGTAGCGGCTGGGATAACACCAACTAACACAACTTCAGGATTCATCAATAAAGGAACAGTAAACGTAACGGGCGGTACAACAGCGGCAGGAATAGCTGGAATAAATGTAAGCTATGGAACAATTAACAATGACAAAGCTGGAAAAGTAACAGTAGACAATGGTGCAGGACTTTATGCAACAAATGGAAGTAAAATTGTAAATGACGGTACAGTAACTGTAAGCGGAAAAGGAGTAGGAATAGCAGGACTTGGAACAGGACAGACAAAACAAGATTATGGTACTGATGTTGCGAATGGAACGACTGTGGAAATAGTAAATAACGGTACATTAAATGTATCAGGAGATGAGGCAATCGGAATTTATGCAGAAAACAATACTGGAACAGCAAGAACAAATGTAAAAATAGACAACACTTCTCCAATTACAGTTGGAACAAAAGGAGTGGGAATTGCATTAGTGTCAACAGCGCCAACAACTGTTTCTCACGGCGCAGAACAAGGTGGTACAATAACATTGACACCTGCAGGGGCGACTGACATTACAACAGGAGTTCAGGGAACAGGAATTTATGCGGAAGATTCAGACATAAATTTAGGTAGTGGAGATTATGTAGTAGAAACTAAGGAAAAAGGAGTAGGAATTTTCGCATCGGGCAACACAAAAGTAAATGGAACACTTGAGTACAAATACAATGGAAGTGCAACAGGAACAGGAATGGGAATTGTATACGACCAGGACAAGGCTTCCAATTTAACAAACTATGCCAACGTAAAACTTACAAATTCTACAAATACAACAGGCGGAATGGTCGGACTTTACACAACAGCAGCGGCAGGTAACAAGTTCATAAATAATGGAAATGTGGAAGGAAAATCGACAGCGCTTGAATTTGGAATAGTTACAAATGGAGCGGATGTGGAAAATGCTGGAAAAATAACATTGGGAGATGCGACAAAACAGGCGGAAGCAAATGTTGGTATTTATGCAAAAGCTAAAAATAAGATAAGTAACAGCGGAACAATTACAGTTGGAAACAATGCAATTGGAATTTATGGATACAATGTTGACAATAATGGCACAATTAAAGCTGGAGATAATGGAGCAGCCATTTACACTCAAGATGATGGAACTGTGAATTTGAACGGCGGTTCTACAGTTAAAGTGGGTGGAAATCAGGCAGTAGGTGTCTATGCAGTTGGAACTAATCAAAATCTTAATGCAAATGCAGGTTCCACATTTAGCATAGGAGATGACTCATTTGGATTTGTGGACGCAGGAAAAGGGAACACGATAACATCATACGCAAATCCAGTAACTCTTGGAAGCGATGCAATCTATGCTTACCAGAATGACAATACAGGAAAGATAGTAAACTACACTCCATTGACATCATCAGGGGACAGAAACTACGGACTTTATGGAAACGGGACTACTGAAAACTACGGAACAATAGACTTCTCAAATGGAAACGGTAACGTAGGAATTTATTCAACAAACGGCGGAGTAGCGACAAACTTTGGAACAATAAAAGTGGGACCTTCAAACACAAGCGCAAAAGAATACGGTGTAGGTATGGCAACAGGATACTATGATGAGGCAACAAATAAAACTTCAAATGAAGGAACAATCATAAACAGAGGGACAATAGAAGTAAGCAAGGCGAACACAATGGGAATGTATGCAGTAGGGCCTGGCTCAAAAGCAATAAACTATGGAACTATAAACCTATCGGGAAGAGATACGATAGGAATGTATCTTGACAGGGGTGCACATGGTGAAAACTGGGGAACAATCCAGACAACTGTATCAGGACTTAGAGGAGTAAAAGGAATTTATCTTTCAAACGGAAGCTACATAAAGAACTACGGGACAATAAACATAGCGGCTTCAGATATTAAGAGTGCAGGGATCTGGGCAGATACTCAGTCGTTCCCGAACGCTGAAGAAAATTCAAGCGGAAGAAACCCGATAACAGGGGCAAGCCAGACAGGAACTTCGACACCGCTAATAAAAGTGGTGACAGCGGATGACATGAAGGAAATGGGAGGAGTGACAATAAAAGTTCCGCCAAGAATGACGCCTGTGACAGTGACAGATGCGCAAGGGAATGTGATACCGATAGTAAAAGTTGACACAGACACTCCAGCACCGAATCCGGTGTCAGTAACGGTGACATCGCCATCAGGGATAACAACATTGAATCTGGCGGTAAACAATATGCAGAACTTCCCGTCAGCTTCGGAAGCGACAAGCATCGGAATGTATGTGGACACGTCAGGGGTAAACTACACAAATCCGATACAGGGGCTTAACAACTTAGTCGGGCTTGAGGATATAAGCCTGTACTTTGGACCGGAAGCTTCGAGATACACAACGTCTAAAGCCATAGAAATAGGGGACAACATTTTGAAGCCCTACAATGATGCGCTAAGAGGGCTTGTCACAGCAGGAACGACATTGTATGTAACTTCGCCGAGCCTTACTTGGATGGCGCAGCCTACGAAAGATCCGTCGACAGGACTTCTGGACAAGGTGTACCTGGTAAAAGTTCCTTATACAGCGTTTGCAAAAGACGGGGATGACCAGACATACAACTTCCTGGCAGGGCTTGAAAAGAGATACGGAGTCGAAGGACTGGGGACACAGGAGAAACTGATATTCGACAAGATAAGCAGCCTAACTGGCGGAGAAGGTCACATACTGGCACAAGCGATTGACGAGATGAAGGGTCACCAGTATTCAAATATCCAGCAGAGAACAAAGGAAACAGGGGATATTTTGAACAACGAGTTCAGCTACCTGCAGAATGAATGGGAAAACCCTACGAAAGACAGCAGCAAGATAAAAGCATTTGGTCAGAGAGGGGAATACAAGACAGACACAGCTGGAGTGGTAGACTACGCAAGCAACGCCTACGGGGTGGCCTATGTTCACGAGAAGGAAGGCGTGACGCTTGGAAACAAGACAGGATGGTATGCAGGAGCGGTAACAAACCACTTTAAATTCAAAGATTTGGGAAGATCAAGGGAAGACCAGACAATGATGAAAGCTGGAATCTTTAAGACAGTGTCGCCAGCAAAAGACCACAATGGCTCACTGCAATGGACAATATCAGGGGAAGCGTTTGCAGGAGCGAACCATATGAAGCGAAGATACTGGGTTGTAGACGACACATTTGAAGCGAAATCAGATTACGCGACATATGGAGTGGCGCTAAGAAATGAACTTGGAAAGGACATCAGAACGAGCGAGAGAACAAGCATAAGACCATACGGGGCGCTAAACTTGGAATATGGAAGATACACAGGAATAAAGGAAGATGGGCCGATGGCGCTTGAAGTGAGAGGAAACGACTACATTTCAGTGCAGCCGGAAGCGGGAGTTTCATTCAACTACAGACAGCCTGTGGGATTAAAGAGCAGCCTGAAAGCAAGTTTGGCAGCCGCCTATACAAATGAGCTTGGGGAAGTGAATGATGTCAAGAACAAAGCCAAATTGAGAGGGGCGGATGCGCCGCACTATGAACTTCGCGGAGATAAGGAAAATCGGAAAGGAAGCGGAAAGTTTGACTTGAATTTAGGATTTGAGAACACAAGATTTGGAGTGACAGTAAACGCCGGATACGATACAAAGGGAGAAAATGTAAGAGGAGGTATCGGATTCAGAGCGATTTACTAA
- a CDS encoding ATP-dependent DNA helicase, whose protein sequence is MKISEFISESAIEMLRRKMKSLKEDMIFRGIPDENGIVTDIEIIVANEIDSIASVLKKMKKNEAIIRVYPRELVPSDTDVKIAQIYGEAGGAFYIINVDVSEINAVVSLKKFNKINIDEFFSEKGVIEKNISNFELRHEQYEMAKCIEKSMNENVKLIVEAGTGTGKTIAYLLPTLLYALENDLKVIVSTNTINLQEQLLNKDIPLIKKIVGADFNYQIVKGRGNYLCKRKLYNIDISEIENEPEEIKKEKKIIKNLIEWDKSIAKNGDRGELKYEISSKIWEKVNSEADMCKGSKCPYYSKCYFFAARKNISNATLLIVNHHMFFADLAIRNQSGFYTNYSILPNYDIVVFDEAHNIEDTARNYFTVETSKIAFGRLIGQIFNRKSTGVNNAGVLPKLSSYLNENLDASEYEKIDGLKEDVVSELNSFYDKGMEILSALTKFFLRGKEQSEVKAKIDRKSLISDKNFKKIIKMNVSFREKNGNLSLKINKFLNAVNKYKLEDNEGYIFEFTRYSERLKQFFKKFEFIFEGEEEGYVYWTEITTKRSNIKLYATPFDISKELNENLISKLDRMIFTSATLAVDNKFDYYKRNIGLKNEKNKKIEEKIIKSPFNYEKQMKVFIPADALDPSNLEFMRDLHDFIVKSIKATKGHCFLLFTSYSTLNYLFNSLKNYFPKEDYTLIKQNDYPRHEMIRLFKTSKNPVLFGTDSFWEGVDVQGDQLKMVIITKLPFKVPSDPVTEAIIENIKKNGKNAFTEYQVPQAVIKFKQGIGRLIRSKTDTGSIIILDNRVIKKRYGQNFLKVLPKNIVIDNRKEIIKIMK, encoded by the coding sequence ATGAAAATCTCAGAATTTATTAGTGAAAGTGCAATCGAGATGTTAAGGCGGAAGATGAAAAGTTTGAAAGAAGATATGATTTTTCGTGGAATACCCGATGAAAATGGAATTGTTACCGATATTGAAATCATCGTAGCAAATGAAATTGATTCTATTGCGTCTGTATTAAAAAAAATGAAAAAAAATGAAGCTATAATAAGAGTGTATCCCAGAGAATTGGTACCGTCTGACACTGATGTTAAGATTGCACAAATTTATGGAGAAGCGGGCGGAGCATTTTATATTATTAATGTTGATGTCAGTGAAATAAACGCGGTTGTTTCCTTAAAAAAATTTAATAAAATAAACATAGATGAATTTTTTAGTGAAAAAGGTGTGATTGAAAAAAATATTTCAAATTTTGAACTACGACATGAGCAATATGAGATGGCAAAATGTATTGAAAAAAGTATGAATGAAAATGTAAAATTAATAGTTGAAGCAGGAACTGGAACTGGAAAAACAATAGCTTACTTACTTCCAACATTGTTGTATGCACTAGAAAATGATTTAAAAGTGATAGTTTCGACAAATACGATTAATTTGCAGGAGCAGCTTTTAAATAAAGATATTCCTTTGATAAAAAAAATTGTGGGAGCTGATTTTAATTATCAGATTGTAAAAGGACGTGGAAATTATCTTTGCAAAAGAAAATTATATAATATTGATATTTCTGAAATTGAAAACGAGCCAGAAGAAATAAAAAAAGAAAAGAAAATAATAAAAAATTTGATAGAATGGGACAAGAGCATAGCTAAAAATGGAGATAGAGGCGAATTGAAATACGAGATTTCAAGCAAAATCTGGGAAAAAGTGAACAGCGAAGCTGATATGTGCAAAGGCTCAAAATGTCCGTATTACTCAAAATGCTATTTTTTTGCAGCTAGAAAAAATATCTCAAATGCGACACTTTTAATTGTAAACCATCATATGTTTTTTGCAGATCTTGCGATACGGAATCAATCAGGATTTTATACAAATTATTCGATTCTACCAAATTACGATATAGTAGTTTTTGATGAAGCGCACAATATAGAGGATACAGCTAGAAATTATTTTACAGTAGAAACTTCAAAAATTGCTTTTGGCAGGCTTATAGGTCAAATTTTTAACAGAAAGTCTACTGGAGTGAATAATGCTGGAGTACTTCCCAAATTGTCATCATATTTAAATGAAAATTTGGATGCAAGTGAATATGAAAAAATTGATGGATTAAAAGAAGATGTCGTGTCGGAATTAAATAGTTTTTATGACAAGGGAATGGAAATTTTAAGTGCTCTTACTAAGTTTTTTTTGCGTGGAAAAGAGCAAAGTGAAGTTAAAGCTAAAATTGACAGAAAAAGTTTAATTTCTGATAAAAATTTTAAAAAAATAATAAAAATGAATGTTAGTTTTAGAGAAAAAAATGGAAATTTGAGTTTGAAAATAAATAAATTTTTAAATGCGGTTAATAAATATAAATTGGAAGATAATGAGGGCTATATATTTGAATTTACGAGATATTCTGAGAGATTGAAACAATTTTTTAAAAAGTTTGAATTTATTTTTGAAGGAGAAGAAGAAGGTTATGTCTATTGGACTGAAATTACAACGAAGCGTTCAAATATAAAATTGTATGCGACCCCTTTTGACATATCGAAAGAATTAAATGAAAATTTGATTTCAAAACTTGACAGAATGATATTTACTTCGGCAACTCTTGCTGTTGACAATAAATTTGACTACTATAAAAGAAATATTGGACTTAAAAATGAAAAAAATAAAAAAATTGAAGAAAAAATAATAAAATCGCCATTTAACTATGAAAAACAAATGAAAGTTTTTATTCCTGCTGATGCGCTTGATCCCTCAAATTTGGAATTTATGAGAGATTTGCACGATTTTATTGTGAAAAGTATAAAAGCGACAAAAGGACATTGCTTTTTGTTATTTACTTCTTATAGCACTCTAAATTATTTATTTAATAGTTTAAAAAATTATTTTCCAAAAGAAGATTATACTTTGATTAAGCAAAATGATTATCCTAGACACGAAATGATAAGACTTTTTAAAACTTCTAAAAATCCAGTATTGTTTGGAACAGACAGTTTCTGGGAAGGTGTAGATGTGCAAGGAGATCAGCTGAAAATGGTAATTATAACAAAATTGCCGTTTAAGGTGCCAAGCGATCCAGTGACTGAAGCTATTATAGAAAATATTAAGAAGAATGGTAAAAATGCATTTACTGAATATCAAGTCCCACAAGCTGTCATAAAGTTTAAACAGGGAATTGGAAGACTTATCAGGAGTAAAACTGATACTGGGAGTATAATAATCTTGGACAACAGGGTGATAAAAAAAAGATATGGACAAAATTTTTTAAAAGTTTTGCCTAAAAATATTGTTATAGATAATAGAAAAGAAATAATAAAAATAATGAAATAG